A single Phycisphaerae bacterium DNA region contains:
- a CDS encoding metallophosphoesterase, with translation MIPQRAVENAQPEVHIQRKPSDRVYAAIHWTCMAIIGAILLNGLLISRWWPMPRPVGFRVFVFMLLTFNVLWWSIADRRIARHIASARLARWLRWGIVGFCGALNLPIFYGLVVGRVPPLVSNPTWYTAAVTLWHVALPMALPLVASVRLAALGAQALARRTFTEPTAASVRENEVFDPTRRALLKTAFASVPVAMLAGGTAWGRWQIGGFNVHRHALAAPWLPDRLKGLTITQVSDLHVGRLYRPDMLAHLVEQVNGLKSDIIVVTGDVVDSSNQMLPPAIDALGQFTSRHGTYLCMGNHDEFDDRLEFIRAVRERLPLLINERRTLEIGGERLTLAGVDYANEPEPTRRRAGDIANVAETLKGHDAQSDGPVIALAHHPHTWDILQLHGVPLTLSGHTHGGQIMMTPPGGVDLGLGRALFRYIRGFYRTDESTLFVNSGVGNWFPIRINAPAEIVQIQLV, from the coding sequence TTGATTCCTCAAAGAGCCGTGGAAAACGCCCAACCAGAAGTCCATATCCAACGAAAGCCCTCCGATCGGGTTTATGCCGCCATTCATTGGACGTGCATGGCGATCATCGGCGCGATCCTGCTAAACGGCCTCTTGATCTCGCGGTGGTGGCCGATGCCGCGACCGGTCGGGTTTCGGGTGTTCGTATTCATGTTGCTGACATTCAATGTGTTGTGGTGGTCGATCGCTGATCGGCGGATCGCCCGGCACATCGCGTCGGCTCGGCTGGCGCGTTGGCTGCGTTGGGGGATCGTCGGGTTTTGCGGGGCACTAAATTTACCGATTTTTTACGGGCTCGTGGTCGGTCGGGTTCCGCCGCTCGTTTCGAATCCGACGTGGTACACCGCGGCAGTGACGCTGTGGCACGTGGCCCTGCCAATGGCGCTGCCCCTTGTCGCTTCGGTTCGGCTGGCCGCGCTGGGCGCTCAGGCGCTGGCGCGTCGCACATTTACCGAGCCAACGGCGGCGAGCGTCCGTGAGAATGAAGTGTTTGATCCCACGCGCCGGGCGCTGCTGAAAACCGCGTTTGCTTCCGTACCGGTGGCCATGCTGGCCGGCGGGACGGCCTGGGGGCGCTGGCAGATCGGCGGATTCAATGTCCATCGCCACGCGCTGGCGGCGCCGTGGCTGCCGGATCGACTCAAGGGGCTCACGATCACGCAGGTCAGCGATCTGCACGTCGGCCGGCTCTATCGGCCCGACATGCTCGCGCACCTGGTCGAGCAGGTGAACGGCTTGAAGAGCGACATTATCGTGGTGACGGGCGATGTCGTGGACAGTTCCAACCAGATGCTGCCGCCGGCGATTGACGCGCTAGGGCAATTTACTTCGCGCCATGGCACGTACCTTTGCATGGGCAATCACGACGAGTTCGACGACCGGCTGGAGTTCATTCGGGCCGTGCGCGAGCGGCTGCCTCTGCTCATCAACGAGCGGCGGACCCTGGAGATCGGCGGCGAGCGGTTGACGCTGGCGGGCGTGGATTATGCGAACGAGCCGGAGCCGACGCGCCGCCGGGCCGGCGATATCGCCAACGTCGCGGAAACACTGAAGGGACACGACGCGCAAAGCGACGGGCCGGTGATTGCCCTCGCGCACCATCCGCATACGTGGGACATCCTGCAATTGCACGGCGTTCCATTGACGCTCTCCGGTCACACCCACGGCGGTCAGATCATGATGACACCGCCGGGCGGGGTCGACCTCGGATTGGGCCGGGCCCTGTTCCGCTACATCCGAGGCTTTTACCGAACCGACGAAAGCACGCTCTTCGTCAACAGCGGCGTGGGGAACTGGTTCCCAATTCGCATTAACGCGCCGGCGGAGATCGTGCAGATTCAACTCGTTTAG
- a CDS encoding MBOAT family protein has protein sequence MIFSSWLFAFYFVAVFGVYWGLRTRRSRHVFLLLASCVFYMTWNPWLILLIFGTIAIDYAAALMIDRSDRTSRRKAVLLVSLVSNLGVLAVFKYADFFILSFRDLLQTFGFHSDLQTLSILLPVGISFFTFQSLSYTVDVYRRVIPPVRSFVDFSLFVMFFPQLVAGPIVKARDFLPQLETIKRFDWRRIDAGIVLFMIGLTKKLLIADQLATLVDPVFADPTRYSTRDLWLAMFCYGGQIYCDFSGYTDMAIACARMMGFELFENFANPYLATSLVDFWRRWHISLSTWLRDYLYIPLGGSRFGKWLTYRNLMITMLLGGLWHGASWTFVIWGAIHGLALSINKAFGRRSDANLSGAGPTRYLRTASCWALTLLVVHIAWVFFRCQPVTPVGAPEPEPTVVALQRAAYFVTHLFVAAEPDRPVWIMNKIPMVLALALMFGMQLYDEWTRHGRPGLRLPAPLAGIGYAAWLFALLILSPANTSPFIYFQF, from the coding sequence GTGATTTTCTCCAGTTGGCTCTTCGCCTTCTACTTCGTCGCCGTCTTCGGCGTCTACTGGGGCCTGCGCACGCGGCGAAGTCGCCACGTCTTCCTCTTGCTGGCCAGTTGCGTTTTTTACATGACGTGGAATCCGTGGCTGATCCTGCTGATTTTCGGCACGATCGCGATCGACTATGCCGCCGCCCTGATGATCGATCGATCCGACCGGACGTCGCGGCGCAAGGCGGTCTTGCTGGTCAGTCTGGTCTCCAACCTCGGCGTTCTCGCCGTCTTCAAGTACGCCGACTTCTTCATCCTCTCCTTCCGCGATCTGCTGCAGACGTTCGGGTTCCACAGCGATCTGCAAACGCTCTCCATCCTCCTCCCGGTCGGCATCAGCTTTTTCACTTTTCAGTCCCTCAGCTACACGGTCGACGTGTATCGACGCGTCATCCCGCCGGTCCGGTCGTTTGTTGATTTTTCCCTGTTCGTGATGTTTTTCCCGCAGCTCGTCGCCGGGCCGATCGTCAAGGCCCGCGACTTCCTGCCTCAGCTCGAGACCATTAAGCGTTTCGACTGGCGGCGCATCGACGCCGGGATCGTCCTCTTCATGATCGGTCTCACCAAGAAGCTGCTCATCGCCGACCAGCTCGCCACGCTCGTCGATCCGGTCTTTGCCGACCCGACGCGCTATTCGACGCGCGATCTGTGGCTGGCGATGTTCTGCTACGGGGGCCAGATCTACTGCGATTTCTCGGGATACACGGACATGGCTATCGCCTGCGCCCGGATGATGGGCTTCGAACTCTTCGAGAACTTCGCCAATCCGTACCTGGCGACGAGCCTCGTTGACTTCTGGCGGCGCTGGCACATCTCGCTCTCCACGTGGCTGCGCGACTACCTCTACATCCCGCTCGGCGGCTCGCGCTTCGGAAAATGGCTCACCTATCGCAATCTCATGATCACGATGCTGCTCGGCGGGCTGTGGCACGGCGCGAGTTGGACGTTCGTCATCTGGGGCGCGATTCACGGCCTCGCGCTCTCTATTAACAAGGCTTTCGGCAGACGAAGCGACGCGAACCTCTCCGGCGCCGGGCCAACGCGCTATCTCCGCACGGCTTCCTGTTGGGCGTTGACACTTCTCGTCGTCCACATTGCCTGGGTCTTCTTCCGCTGCCAGCCGGTCACGCCGGTCGGCGCGCCGGAGCCCGAGCCGACCGTCGTGGCGCTTCAACGCGCGGCCTACTTCGTCACGCACCTTTTCGTCGCCGCCGAGCCCGACCGGCCCGTTTGGATCATGAACAAGATCCCGATGGTTCTCGCGCTCGCCCTGATGTTCGGGATGCAGCTTTACGATGAGTGGACCCGCCACGGCCGACCGGGGTTGCGCCTGCCCGCCCCCCTCGCGGGCATCGGCTACGCCGCATGGCTCTTTGCGCTGCTGATCCTCAGCCCCGCCAACACCAGCCCATTTATCTACTTTCAGTTCTGA
- a CDS encoding DinB family protein: MSTLDLLIERLQTARKWTCNLLADFEEARWFDPPAPGVGHVAWQVGHLAASQVVLVHVRCFDRTYTDHLSAAFRDQFGRGSTPVANPAAYPAISDIRAAFDRIHQEAVELISGMSPDELDSPTTGEPHPMFNTRAEAIGMAAMHESFHAGQIALIRRLAGKAPLR, encoded by the coding sequence ATGTCCACGCTTGATCTCCTGATCGAACGACTGCAAACGGCCCGGAAATGGACATGCAACCTCCTCGCCGATTTTGAGGAGGCGCGGTGGTTTGATCCGCCGGCGCCGGGCGTGGGGCATGTCGCGTGGCAGGTGGGCCATCTCGCCGCGTCGCAGGTTGTGCTGGTTCACGTGCGCTGTTTCGATCGCACGTACACAGATCATTTGTCGGCGGCCTTCCGCGATCAATTTGGACGCGGGTCCACGCCGGTGGCCAACCCCGCGGCCTATCCGGCGATTTCCGACATCCGCGCCGCGTTTGACCGTATTCACCAGGAGGCCGTCGAACTGATTTCCGGGATGAGCCCGGACGAATTGGATTCCCCTACGACAGGCGAGCCCCATCCGATGTTCAACACCCGGGCGGAAGCCATCGGCATGGCGGCGATGCACGAGTCCTTTCACGCAGGCCAGATTGCCCTGATCCGCCGGCTGGCCGGCAAAGCGCCGTTGCGATAA